The Rhinopithecus roxellana isolate Shanxi Qingling chromosome 14, ASM756505v1, whole genome shotgun sequence genome includes a window with the following:
- the ANKZF1 gene encoding ankyrin repeat and zinc finger domain-containing protein 1 isoform X3: MAAAGHFAGAIFQGREVMTHKTFHRYTVRAKRGTAQGLRDARGGPSRSAGANLRRYNEATLYKDVRDLLAGPGWAKALEEAGTILLRAPRSGRSLFFGGKGAPLQRGDPRLWDIPLATRRPTFQELQRVLHKLTTLHVYEDDPREAVRLHLPQTHWKTVREERKKPTEEEIRKICSDEKEALGQNEESPKQGSGSEGEDGFQVELELVELTVGTLDLRESEVLPKRRRRKRNKKEKSRDQEAGAHRVLLQQPQEDEPSTQSSQAVAAPLGPLLDEAKAPGQREPWDALLAACRAGDFGVLKLQLTPSPADAGILSLLSAPLGSGGFTLLHAAAAAGRGSVVRLLLEAGADPTVQDSRARPPYTVAADKSTRNEFRRFMEKNPDAYDYNKAQVPGPLTPEMEARQATRKREQKAARRQREEQQRRQQEQEEREREEQRRFATLSDQEKRALAADRRLAAQLGAPTPPIPDSAIVNTRRCWSCGASLQGLTPFHYLDFSFCSTRCLQDHRRQAGRPSS; the protein is encoded by the exons ATGGCTGCAGCTGGGCACTTTGCTGGTGCCATATTTCAAGG AAGAGAAGTGATGACACACAAAACCTTTCACCGCTATACGGTGCGGGCCAAGCGAGGCACAGCCCAGGGGCTTCGGGATGCCCGGGGTGGGCCATCACGCTCTGCTGGAGCCAACCTGAGGCGCTACAATGAAGCCACACTATATAAG GATGTTCGTGACCTGCTggcagggccaggctgggctAAGGCGCTGGAGGAGGCTGGTACAATACTGTTGCGTGCTCCCCGCTCTGGCCGGTCTTTGTTCTTTGGAGGCAAGGGGGCACCCCTGCAAAGGGGGGATCCCCGACTTTGGGATATCCCCCTCGCCACCCGCAGACCCACCTTCCAAGAGCTACAGCGTGTGCTCCATAAGCTGACCACTTTGCATGTCTATG AAGATGACCCTCGGGAAGCAGTCAGACTGCACTTACCTCAGACACACTGGAAAACagtaagagaggagagaaagaagcctactgaggaagaaataagaaagatctgCAGTGATGAAAAGGAAGCACTTGGGCAGAATGAGGAATCTCCCAAACAGG GTTCAGGGTCGGAGGGAGAAGATGGCTTTCAGGTAGAGTTGGAGTTAGTGGAGTTGACTGTGGGGACTCTGGATCTTCGTGAGTCTGAAGTATTGCCCAAgcggagaaggagaaaaaggaataagaagGAGAAAAGCCGAGaccaggaggctggggcacatCGGGTTCTTCTCCAGCAACCTCAAGAAGATGAGCCTTCCACACAGTCATCCCAGGCAGTTGCAGCCCCCTTGGGTCCTTTGCTGGATGAGGCCAAAGCCCCTGGTCAGCGAGAGCCCTGGGATGCACTGCTTGCTGCTTGCCGAGCTGGAGATTTTGGAGTGCTGAAGCTCCAGCTAACACCCAGCCCTGCAGACGCTGGAATTCTGTCTCTGCTCAGTGCCCCCTTGGGCTCCGGTGGCTTTACTCTCCTGCATGCAGCAGCTGCAGCTGGCAGAGGCTCAGTGGTTCGTCTGCTGCTGGAAGCAGGTGCCGACCCCACTGTGCA GGACTCTCGGGCCCGGCCACCTTATACTGTTGCGGCTGACAAATCAACACGTAATGAGTTCCGAAGGTTCATGGAGAAGAATCCAGATGCCTATGATTACAACAAGGCTCAG GTGCCAGGACCATTGACACCAGAAATGGAGGCACGGCAGGCTACACGGAAAAGGGAGCAGAAGGCAGCCCGGCGGCAACGGGAGGAACAGCAGCggaggcagcaggagcaggaggagcgtGAACGAGAAGAGCAGCGGCGATTTGCCACCCTCAGTGACCAAGAGAAG AGAGCTCTGGCTGCAGATCGCCGACTCGCTGCCCAGTTGGGAGCCCCTACCCCTCCAATCCCTGACTCTGCAATCGTCAATACTCG ACGCTGCTGGAGTTGTGGGGCATCCCTCCAAGGCCTCACTCCCTTTCACTACCTCGACTTCTCTTTCTGCTCCACACGTTGCCTCCAGGATCATCGCCGTCAGGCAGGGAGGCCCTCTTCCTGA
- the LOC104660054 gene encoding tubulin alpha-4A chain isoform X1, translated as MRECISVHVGQAGVQMGNACWELYCLEHGIQPDGQMPSDKTIGGGDDSFTTFFCETGAGKHVPRAVFVDLEPTVIDEIRNGPYRQLFHPEQLITGKEDAANNYARGHYTIGKEIIDPVLDRIRKLSDQCTGLQGFLVFHSFGGGTGSGFTSLLMERLSVDYGKKSKLEFSIYPAPQVSTAVVEPYNSILTTHTTLEHSDCAFMVDNEAIYDICRRNLDIERPTYTNLNRLISQIVSSITASLRFDGALNVDLTEFQTNLVPYPRIHFPLATYAPVISAEKAYHEQLSVAEITNACFEPANQMVKCDPRHGKYMACCLLYRGDVVPKDVNAAIAAIKTKRSIQFVDWCPTGFKVGINYQPPTVVPGGDLAKVQRAVCMLSNTTAIAEAWARLDHKFDLMYAKRAFVHWYVGEGMEEGEFSEAREDMAALEKDYEEVGIDSYEDEDEGEE; from the exons ATG CGTGAATGCATCTCAGTCCACGTGGGGCAGGCAGGTGTCCAGATGGGCAATGCCTGCTGGGAGCTCTATTGCTTGGAACATGGGATTCAGCCTGATGGGCAGATGCCCAGTGACAAGACCATTGGTGGAGGGGACGACTCCTTCACCACCTTCTTCTGTGAAACTGGTGCTGGAAAACACGTGCCACGGGCAGTTTTTGTGGATCTGGAGCCTACAGTCATTG ATGAGATCCGAAATGGCCCATACCGACAGCTCTTCCACCCAGAGCAGCTCATCACTGGGAAAGAGGATGCTGCCAACAACTATGCCCGTGGTCACTATACCATTGGCAAGGAGATCATTGACCCAGTGCTGGATCGGATCCGGAAGCTG TCTGACCAGTGCACAGGACTTCAGGGCTTCCTGGTATTCCACAGCTTTGGTGGGGGCACTGGCTCTGGCTTCACCTCACTCCTGATGGAACGGCTCTCTGTTGACTATGGCAAGAAATCCAAGCTGGAATTCTCCATCTACCCAGCCCCCCAGGTGTCTACAGCCGTGGTCGAGCCCTACAACTCTATCCTGACCACTCACACCACCCTGGAGCACTCAGACTGTGCCTTCATGGTGGACAATGAAGCAATCTATGACATCTGCCGCCGCAACCTAGATATCGAGCGCCCAACCTACACCAACCTCAATCGCCTCATTAGCCAAATCGTCTCCTCCATCACGGCTTCTCTGCGCTTTGACGGGGCCCTCAATGTGGACCTGacagagttccagaccaacctggtgCCCTACCCTCGCATCCACTTCCCCCTGGCCACCTATGCACCAGTCATCTCTGCAGAAAAGGCATACCACGAGCAGCTGTCGGTGGCAGAGATCACCAATGCCTGTTTTGAGCCTGCCAACCAGATGGTGAAGTGTGATCCCCGGCACGGCAAGTACATGGCCTGCTGCCTGCTGTACCGTGGAGATGTGGTGCCCAAGGATGTCAACGCTGCCATTGCCGCCATCAAGACCAAGCGCAGCATTCAGTTTGTGGACTGGTGCCCCACAGGCTTCAAGGTTGGTATCAACTACCAGCCTCCCACTGTGGTGCCTGGGGGTGACCTGGCCAAGGTGCAGCGTGCCGTGTGCATGCTGAGCAACACGACAGCTATCGCTGAGGCCTGGGCCCGCCTGGACCACAAGTTCGACCTGATGTATGCCAAGAGGGCGTTTGTGCACTGGTACGTGGGTGAGGGCATGGAGGAGGGTGAGTTCTCTGAGGCCCGTGAGGATATGGCTGCCCTGGAGAAGGATTACGAGGAGGTGGGCATCGACTCCTATGAGGACGAGGATGAGGGAGAAGAATAA
- the STK16 gene encoding serine/threonine-protein kinase 16, producing MGHALCVCSRGTVIIDNKRYLFIQKLGEGGFSYVDLVEGLHDGHFYALKRILCHEQQDREEAQREADMHRLFNHPNILRLVAYCLRERGAKHEAWLLLPFFKRGTLWNEIERLKDKGNFLTEDQILWLLLGICRGLEAIHAKGYAHRDLKPTNILLGDEGQPVLMDLGSMNQACINVEGSRQALTLQDWAAQRCTISYRAPELFSVQSHCVIDERTDVWSLGCVLYAMMFGEGPYDMVFQKGDSVALAVQNQLSIPQSPRHSSALRQLLASMMIVDPHQRPHIPLLLSQLEALQPPAPGQHTTQI from the exons ATGGGCCACGCGCTGTGTGTCTGCTCTCGGGGAACTGTCATCATTGACAATAAGCGCTACCTCTTCATCCAGAAACTGGGGGAGGG TGGGTTCAGCTATGTGGACCTAGTGGAAGGGTTACATGATGGACACTTCTACGCCCTGAAGCGAATCCTGTGTCACGAGCAGCAGGACCGGGAGGAGGCCCAGCGAGAAGCCGACATGCATCGCCTCTTCAATCACCCCAACATCCTTCGCCTCGTGGCTTACTGTCTGAGGGAGCGGGGTGCTAAGCATGAAGCCTGGCTGCTGCTACCGTTCTTCAAG AGAGGTACGCTGTGGAATGAGATAGAAAGGCTGAAGGACAAAGGCAACTTCTTGACCGAGGATCAAATCCTTTGGCTGCTGCTGGGGATCTGCAGAGGCCTTGAGGCCATTCATGCCAAGGGTTATGCCCACAG GGACTTGAAGCCCACCAATATATTGCTCGGAGATGAGGGGCAACCAGTTTTAATGGACTTGGGTTCTATGAATCAAGCATGCATCAATGTGGAGGGCTCCCGCCAGGCTTTGACTCTGCAG GACTGGGCAGCCCAGCGGTGCACCATCTCCTACCGAGCCCCAGAGCTCTTCTCTGTGCAGAGTCACTGTGTCATCGATGAGCGGACTGATGTCTGG TCCCTAGGCTGCGTGCTATATGCCATGATGTTTGGAGAAGGCCCTTATGACATGGTGTTCCAAAAGGGTGACAGTGTGGCCCTTGCTGTGCAGAACCAACTCAGCATCCCACAAAGCCCCAG GCATTCTTCAGCATTGCGGCAGCTCCTGGCCTCTATGATGATCGTGGACCCGCATCAGCGTCCTCACATTCCTCTCCTCCTCAGTCAGCTGGAGGCGCTGCAGCCCCCAGCTCCTGGCCAGCATACTACCCAAATCTGA
- the GLB1L gene encoding beta-galactosidase-1-like protein isoform X2, whose protein sequence is MERPQRHTVGGLPSWLLRKPEIHLRTSDPDFLAAVDSWFKVLLPKIYPWLYHNGGNIISIQVENEYGSYGACDFSYMRHLAGLFRALLGEKILLFTTDGPEGLKCGSLQGLYTTVDFGPADNMTKIFTLLRKYEPHGPLVNSEYYTGWLDYWGQNHSTRSVSAVTKGLENMLKLGASVNMYMFHGGTNFGYWNGADKKGRFLSITTSYDYDAPISEAGDPTPKLFALRDVISKFQEVPLGPVPPPSPKMMLGPLTLHLVGHLLAFLDLLCPGGPIHSILPMTFEAVKQDRGFMLYRTYMTHTIFEPTPFWVPNNGVHDRAYVMVDGVFQGVLERNMRDKLLLTGKVGSKLDILVENMGRLSFGSNSSDFKGLLEPPILGQTILTQWMMFPLKIDNLVKWWFPLQLPKWPYPQAPSGPTFYSKTFPILGSVGDTFLHLPGWTKGQIWINGFNLGRYWTKQGPQQTLYVPRFLLFPRGALNKITLLELENVPPQPQVQFLDKPILNSTSTLHRTHTNSLSADTLSASEPMELSGH, encoded by the exons ATGGAGCGGCCTCAACGCCATACAGTT GGGGGTCTCCCATCCTGGTTGCTTCGAAAACCTGAAATTCATCTGAGAACCTCAGATCCAG ACTTCCTTGCCGCAGTAGACTCCTGGTTCAAGGTCTTGCTGCCCAAGATATATCCATGGCTTTACCACAATGGGGGCAACATCATTAGCATTCAG GTGGAGAATGAATACGGTAGCTACGGAGCCTGTGACTTCAGTTACATGAGGCACTTGGCTGGACTCTTCCGTGCACTACTAGGAGAAAAGATCTTGCTCTTCACCACAGATGGGCCTGAAGGACTCAAGTGTGGCTCCCTCCAGGGACTCTATACCACTGTAGATTTTGGCCCAG CTGACAACATGACCAAAATCTTTACCCTGCTTCGGAAGTATGAACCCCATGGGCCATTG GTAAACTCTGAGTACTACACAGGCTGGCTGGATTACTGGGGCCAGAATCACTCCACAAGGTCTGTGTCAGCTGTAACCAAAGGACTAGAGAACATGCTCAAGTTGGGAGCCAGTGTGAACAT GTACATGTTCCATGGAGGTACCAACTTTGGATATTGGAATG GTGCCGATAAGAAGGGACGCTTCCTTTCAATTACTACCAGCTATGACTATGATGCACCTATATCTGAAGCAGGGGACCCCACACCTAAGCTTTTTGCTCTTCGAGATGTCATCAGCAAG TTCCAGGAAGTTCCTTTGGGACCTGTACCTCCCCCCAGCCCCAAGATGATGCTTGGACCTTTGACTCTGCACCTG GTTGGGCATTTGCTGGCTTTCCTAGACTTGTTATGCCCTGGTGGGCCCATTCATTCAATCTTGCCAATGACCTTTGAGGCTGTCAAGCAG GACCGTGGCTTCATGTTGTACCGAACCTATATGACCCATACCATTTTTGAACCAACACCATTCTGGGTGCCAAATAATGGAGTCCATGATCGTGCCTATGTGATGGTGGATGGG GTGTTCCAGGGTGTTTTGGAGCGAAATATGAGAGACAAACTACTTTTGACAGGGAAAGTGGGGTCCAAACTGGATATCTTGGTGGAGAATATGGGGAGGCTCAGTTTTGGGTCTAACAGCAGTGACTTCAAG GGCCTGTTGGAGCCACCAATTCTGGGGCAAACAATCCTTACCCAGTGGATGATGTTCCCTCTGAAAATTGATAACCTTGTAAAGTGGTGGTTTCCCCTCCAGTTGCCAAAATGGCCATATCCTCAAGCTCCTTCTGGCCCCACATTCTACTCCAAAACATTTCCAATTTTAGGCTCAGTTGGGGACACATTTCTACATCTACCTGGATGGACCAAG GGCCAAATCTGGATCAATGGATTTAACTTGGGCCGGTACTGGACAAAGCAGGGGCCACAACAGACCCTCTACGTGCCAAGATTCCTGCTGTTTCCTAGGGGAGCCCTCAACAAAATCACATTGCTGGAACTAGAAAATGTACCTCCCCAGCCCCAAGTCCAATTTTTGGATAAGCCTATCCTCAATAGCACTAGTACTTTGCACAGGACACATACCAATTCCCTTTCAGCTGATACACTGAGTGCCTCTGAACCAATGGAGTTAAGTGGACACTGA
- the GLB1L gene encoding beta-galactosidase-1-like protein isoform X1 yields the protein MAPKKLSCLRSLLLPLSLTLLLPQADTRSFIVDRDHDRFLLDGAPFRYVSGSLHYFRVPRVLWADRLLKMRWSGLNAIQFYVPWNYHEPQPGVYNFNGSRDLIAFLNEAALANLLVILRPGPYICAEWEMGGLPSWLLRKPEIHLRTSDPDFLAAVDSWFKVLLPKIYPWLYHNGGNIISIQVENEYGSYGACDFSYMRHLAGLFRALLGEKILLFTTDGPEGLKCGSLQGLYTTVDFGPADNMTKIFTLLRKYEPHGPLVNSEYYTGWLDYWGQNHSTRSVSAVTKGLENMLKLGASVNMYMFHGGTNFGYWNGADKKGRFLSITTSYDYDAPISEAGDPTPKLFALRDVISKFQEVPLGPVPPPSPKMMLGPLTLHLVGHLLAFLDLLCPGGPIHSILPMTFEAVKQDRGFMLYRTYMTHTIFEPTPFWVPNNGVHDRAYVMVDGVFQGVLERNMRDKLLLTGKVGSKLDILVENMGRLSFGSNSSDFKGLLEPPILGQTILTQWMMFPLKIDNLVKWWFPLQLPKWPYPQAPSGPTFYSKTFPILGSVGDTFLHLPGWTKGQIWINGFNLGRYWTKQGPQQTLYVPRFLLFPRGALNKITLLELENVPPQPQVQFLDKPILNSTSTLHRTHTNSLSADTLSASEPMELSGH from the exons ATGGCTCCCAAGAAGCTGTCCTGCCTTCGCTCCCTGCTGCTGCCGCTCAGCCTGACGCTACTGCTGCCCCAG GCAGACACTCGGTCGTTCATAGTGGATCGGGATCATGACAGGTTTCTCCTAGACGGGGCCCCGTTCCGCTATGTATCGGGCAGCCTGCACTACTTTCGGGTACCGCGGGTGCTTTGGGCCGACCGGCTTTTGAAGATGCGATGGAGCGGCCTCAACGCCATACAGTT TTATGTGCCCTGGAACTACCACGAGCCACAGCCTGGGGTCTATAACTTTAATGGCAGCCGGGACCTCATTGCCTTTCTGAATGAGGCAGCTCTAGCGAACCTTTTGGTCATACTGAGACCAGGACCTTACATCTGTGCAGAGTGGGAGATG GGGGGTCTCCCATCCTGGTTGCTTCGAAAACCTGAAATTCATCTGAGAACCTCAGATCCAG ACTTCCTTGCCGCAGTAGACTCCTGGTTCAAGGTCTTGCTGCCCAAGATATATCCATGGCTTTACCACAATGGGGGCAACATCATTAGCATTCAG GTGGAGAATGAATACGGTAGCTACGGAGCCTGTGACTTCAGTTACATGAGGCACTTGGCTGGACTCTTCCGTGCACTACTAGGAGAAAAGATCTTGCTCTTCACCACAGATGGGCCTGAAGGACTCAAGTGTGGCTCCCTCCAGGGACTCTATACCACTGTAGATTTTGGCCCAG CTGACAACATGACCAAAATCTTTACCCTGCTTCGGAAGTATGAACCCCATGGGCCATTG GTAAACTCTGAGTACTACACAGGCTGGCTGGATTACTGGGGCCAGAATCACTCCACAAGGTCTGTGTCAGCTGTAACCAAAGGACTAGAGAACATGCTCAAGTTGGGAGCCAGTGTGAACAT GTACATGTTCCATGGAGGTACCAACTTTGGATATTGGAATG GTGCCGATAAGAAGGGACGCTTCCTTTCAATTACTACCAGCTATGACTATGATGCACCTATATCTGAAGCAGGGGACCCCACACCTAAGCTTTTTGCTCTTCGAGATGTCATCAGCAAG TTCCAGGAAGTTCCTTTGGGACCTGTACCTCCCCCCAGCCCCAAGATGATGCTTGGACCTTTGACTCTGCACCTG GTTGGGCATTTGCTGGCTTTCCTAGACTTGTTATGCCCTGGTGGGCCCATTCATTCAATCTTGCCAATGACCTTTGAGGCTGTCAAGCAG GACCGTGGCTTCATGTTGTACCGAACCTATATGACCCATACCATTTTTGAACCAACACCATTCTGGGTGCCAAATAATGGAGTCCATGATCGTGCCTATGTGATGGTGGATGGG GTGTTCCAGGGTGTTTTGGAGCGAAATATGAGAGACAAACTACTTTTGACAGGGAAAGTGGGGTCCAAACTGGATATCTTGGTGGAGAATATGGGGAGGCTCAGTTTTGGGTCTAACAGCAGTGACTTCAAG GGCCTGTTGGAGCCACCAATTCTGGGGCAAACAATCCTTACCCAGTGGATGATGTTCCCTCTGAAAATTGATAACCTTGTAAAGTGGTGGTTTCCCCTCCAGTTGCCAAAATGGCCATATCCTCAAGCTCCTTCTGGCCCCACATTCTACTCCAAAACATTTCCAATTTTAGGCTCAGTTGGGGACACATTTCTACATCTACCTGGATGGACCAAG GGCCAAATCTGGATCAATGGATTTAACTTGGGCCGGTACTGGACAAAGCAGGGGCCACAACAGACCCTCTACGTGCCAAGATTCCTGCTGTTTCCTAGGGGAGCCCTCAACAAAATCACATTGCTGGAACTAGAAAATGTACCTCCCCAGCCCCAAGTCCAATTTTTGGATAAGCCTATCCTCAATAGCACTAGTACTTTGCACAGGACACATACCAATTCCCTTTCAGCTGATACACTGAGTGCCTCTGAACCAATGGAGTTAAGTGGACACTGA
- the LOC104660054 gene encoding tubulin alpha-4A chain isoform X2, whose amino-acid sequence MGNACWELYCLEHGIQPDGQMPSDKTIGGGDDSFTTFFCETGAGKHVPRAVFVDLEPTVIDEIRNGPYRQLFHPEQLITGKEDAANNYARGHYTIGKEIIDPVLDRIRKLSDQCTGLQGFLVFHSFGGGTGSGFTSLLMERLSVDYGKKSKLEFSIYPAPQVSTAVVEPYNSILTTHTTLEHSDCAFMVDNEAIYDICRRNLDIERPTYTNLNRLISQIVSSITASLRFDGALNVDLTEFQTNLVPYPRIHFPLATYAPVISAEKAYHEQLSVAEITNACFEPANQMVKCDPRHGKYMACCLLYRGDVVPKDVNAAIAAIKTKRSIQFVDWCPTGFKVGINYQPPTVVPGGDLAKVQRAVCMLSNTTAIAEAWARLDHKFDLMYAKRAFVHWYVGEGMEEGEFSEAREDMAALEKDYEEVGIDSYEDEDEGEE is encoded by the exons ATGGGCAATGCCTGCTGGGAGCTCTATTGCTTGGAACATGGGATTCAGCCTGATGGGCAGATGCCCAGTGACAAGACCATTGGTGGAGGGGACGACTCCTTCACCACCTTCTTCTGTGAAACTGGTGCTGGAAAACACGTGCCACGGGCAGTTTTTGTGGATCTGGAGCCTACAGTCATTG ATGAGATCCGAAATGGCCCATACCGACAGCTCTTCCACCCAGAGCAGCTCATCACTGGGAAAGAGGATGCTGCCAACAACTATGCCCGTGGTCACTATACCATTGGCAAGGAGATCATTGACCCAGTGCTGGATCGGATCCGGAAGCTG TCTGACCAGTGCACAGGACTTCAGGGCTTCCTGGTATTCCACAGCTTTGGTGGGGGCACTGGCTCTGGCTTCACCTCACTCCTGATGGAACGGCTCTCTGTTGACTATGGCAAGAAATCCAAGCTGGAATTCTCCATCTACCCAGCCCCCCAGGTGTCTACAGCCGTGGTCGAGCCCTACAACTCTATCCTGACCACTCACACCACCCTGGAGCACTCAGACTGTGCCTTCATGGTGGACAATGAAGCAATCTATGACATCTGCCGCCGCAACCTAGATATCGAGCGCCCAACCTACACCAACCTCAATCGCCTCATTAGCCAAATCGTCTCCTCCATCACGGCTTCTCTGCGCTTTGACGGGGCCCTCAATGTGGACCTGacagagttccagaccaacctggtgCCCTACCCTCGCATCCACTTCCCCCTGGCCACCTATGCACCAGTCATCTCTGCAGAAAAGGCATACCACGAGCAGCTGTCGGTGGCAGAGATCACCAATGCCTGTTTTGAGCCTGCCAACCAGATGGTGAAGTGTGATCCCCGGCACGGCAAGTACATGGCCTGCTGCCTGCTGTACCGTGGAGATGTGGTGCCCAAGGATGTCAACGCTGCCATTGCCGCCATCAAGACCAAGCGCAGCATTCAGTTTGTGGACTGGTGCCCCACAGGCTTCAAGGTTGGTATCAACTACCAGCCTCCCACTGTGGTGCCTGGGGGTGACCTGGCCAAGGTGCAGCGTGCCGTGTGCATGCTGAGCAACACGACAGCTATCGCTGAGGCCTGGGCCCGCCTGGACCACAAGTTCGACCTGATGTATGCCAAGAGGGCGTTTGTGCACTGGTACGTGGGTGAGGGCATGGAGGAGGGTGAGTTCTCTGAGGCCCGTGAGGATATGGCTGCCCTGGAGAAGGATTACGAGGAGGTGGGCATCGACTCCTATGAGGACGAGGATGAGGGAGAAGAATAA